In Arthrobacter sp. PAMC25284, a single genomic region encodes these proteins:
- the nagA gene encoding N-acetylglucosamine-6-phosphate deacetylase encodes MTSTDLRHPAPGTTYVLHGTMLSDGTQTEDSVVAVLDGLIAYAGPRAGFDRARYPAAETLKLQPGSLILPGLIDLHCHGAAGGGFPDGDGEASRQAVGFLHRSGTTTLLASMVTASCEELTHGIGVLNDLWSEGLIAGIHLEGPFLSHARCGAQNPDWLRDPDPELARRLIAAAGGSLKTMTYAPELSGAGELVRILAEHGVTPSLGHTDADAQTTSASLTEAAELLVASTARGRHPEYARPTITHLFNGMPPLHHRSPGPVAACLRLAAAGEIVVELIGDGVHLDPETVRMVFDLAGADNIALVTDSMAATGLPDGDYDLGPSAVVVREGVARLHSNNALAGGTSTLLEVVRRTVAAGVSPANAVKAATLVPARVLGAESVIGSLRAGMRADIVVTDADFGLLAVLRAGRRI; translated from the coding sequence ATGACCAGCACGGACCTCCGCCATCCGGCACCCGGAACCACCTACGTCCTACACGGAACCATGCTGTCTGACGGAACCCAAACGGAAGACTCAGTTGTAGCAGTGCTGGACGGGCTGATCGCCTATGCCGGACCGCGGGCGGGCTTCGACCGCGCCAGGTACCCGGCAGCCGAAACGCTCAAGTTGCAGCCGGGAAGCCTGATCCTGCCCGGGCTGATCGACCTGCACTGCCACGGCGCAGCAGGCGGGGGCTTCCCCGATGGTGACGGGGAGGCGTCCCGGCAGGCGGTGGGGTTCCTGCACCGCAGCGGCACCACAACACTGCTGGCCAGTATGGTCACCGCGTCGTGCGAGGAGCTCACGCACGGAATCGGCGTGTTGAACGACTTATGGTCCGAAGGGCTCATCGCGGGTATCCATCTGGAAGGCCCGTTCCTGTCCCACGCCCGCTGCGGGGCGCAGAACCCGGACTGGCTCCGGGATCCCGATCCCGAACTGGCCCGCCGGCTGATTGCTGCGGCTGGCGGCTCCCTGAAGACCATGACGTATGCACCCGAACTTTCCGGGGCAGGCGAACTCGTCAGGATCCTGGCCGAGCATGGCGTCACGCCCTCCCTGGGCCATACCGACGCAGATGCCCAGACGACTTCAGCGTCGCTAACAGAGGCAGCCGAACTCCTGGTTGCGTCAACGGCACGCGGTCGCCATCCCGAATATGCCCGGCCAACCATCACACACCTGTTCAACGGTATGCCGCCACTTCATCACCGCAGCCCCGGCCCCGTCGCGGCCTGCCTGCGGCTGGCGGCGGCAGGGGAGATCGTCGTCGAGCTCATCGGCGATGGCGTCCACCTCGATCCTGAAACCGTCCGGATGGTGTTCGATCTGGCCGGAGCCGACAATATTGCCCTCGTGACAGATTCCATGGCCGCCACCGGACTGCCCGACGGCGACTACGACCTCGGTCCCTCGGCCGTGGTGGTCCGGGAAGGCGTGGCACGGCTGCACAGTAACAATGCCCTTGCCGGAGGGACGTCAACACTGCTGGAGGTCGTCCGCAGGACAGTCGCGGCCGGCGTGAGCCCGGCCAACGCTGTCAAAGCGGCAACACTGGTCCCGGCCCGGGTCCTCGGTGCGGAATCCGTGATCGGAAGCCTGCGGGCCGGCATGCGGGCCGATATTGTTGTCACCGATGCGGACTTCGGCCTGCTGGCCGTGCTCCGGGCCGGCCGTCGCATCTAG
- a CDS encoding PRD domain-containing protein gives MEVTQQASIKRVYNNNVVLAIEADATEVVLLGKGIGFQRRPGESVDTSMADQRFVADGSYRATQVAGLLSDAPLDQIALAQTITQLGHATLGLEPRQSLMIPVLDHLTFAVRRAQEGTHIDFPLRWEVAQLYPAEAALGRQVVTLVSDTLGVRLQEDEWVAFALHFVNQQWTKGDFSKTVVMTETISRVFLRLAERWGQPIDEDATSAARFVTHLRFVFARAASDEQLHSSHLDVLASVRQVYPEAADAATDIARLIGEAIHRIISTDEISYLALHTGRLYAEMKGPQ, from the coding sequence ATGGAAGTGACCCAGCAAGCGAGCATCAAGCGGGTCTACAACAACAACGTTGTACTCGCCATCGAGGCAGACGCCACGGAAGTTGTCTTGCTGGGCAAGGGGATCGGTTTCCAGCGCCGCCCGGGCGAAAGCGTCGACACGTCCATGGCCGATCAGCGCTTCGTGGCCGACGGGTCCTACCGGGCGACCCAGGTCGCCGGCCTCCTCAGCGACGCACCGCTGGACCAGATCGCACTGGCCCAGACCATCACTCAACTCGGTCATGCGACCCTCGGACTCGAGCCGCGACAGTCCTTGATGATCCCCGTCCTGGACCACCTCACCTTCGCGGTACGTCGGGCCCAGGAAGGAACACACATCGACTTCCCGCTCCGCTGGGAAGTGGCCCAGCTCTACCCGGCAGAAGCCGCACTGGGACGCCAGGTCGTGACACTGGTGTCCGACACGCTCGGGGTCCGGCTGCAGGAGGATGAGTGGGTGGCATTCGCGCTGCACTTCGTCAACCAGCAGTGGACCAAAGGAGACTTTTCCAAGACCGTCGTGATGACCGAGACGATCAGCCGGGTCTTCCTGCGTCTGGCTGAGCGGTGGGGCCAGCCGATCGATGAAGACGCAACCAGTGCCGCACGCTTCGTGACGCATCTGCGCTTCGTCTTTGCCCGGGCTGCCAGCGACGAACAACTGCACAGTTCCCACCTGGACGTCCTCGCCTCGGTCCGGCAGGTGTATCCGGAAGCCGCCGACGCCGCGACGGACATTGCCCGCCTGATTGGCGAGGCGATTCACCGGATCATCTCTACCGACGAAATCTCCTACCTTGCCCTGCACACGGGCCGCCTCTATGCCGAAATGAAGGGTCCACAGTGA
- a CDS encoding HPr family phosphocarrier protein, protein MNSKTVTVGLAAGLHARPAALIAQAAAAYEDEITLTLAGKDPADANSSLMIMMLGAGHGTPITIASDNHPAVEAISAMIGSDLDAG, encoded by the coding sequence GTGAACAGCAAAACCGTAACCGTCGGCTTAGCCGCAGGGCTTCACGCCCGCCCCGCCGCGCTCATCGCCCAGGCGGCGGCGGCCTACGAAGACGAGATCACCCTGACCCTCGCGGGCAAAGACCCGGCGGACGCCAATTCATCCCTGATGATCATGATGCTGGGCGCAGGGCACGGCACCCCGATCACGATTGCCTCCGACAACCACCCTGCCGTTGAAGCCATCTCAGCCATGATCGGCAGCGATCTGGACGCAGGATAG
- a CDS encoding GntR family transcriptional regulator — protein MNKIQRMTTAELSTDALREQILSRQILPGSRITEDAMARELGISRATVRQALNSLVLEGLLVRNPATRVLEVLSLDASDVAEIYQARRVLELAGVEASAEAPDDALLSLKQAVAQMHEAVENGDVPGFVEADAQCHARTVGFLNSHILSEAHASLMGRLRLAMTHLEADGGATSEGLAQHQEFSDLILARDIRGAKEHLARRLNIAEQQMLDSLIAPRRTAK, from the coding sequence ATGAACAAGATCCAACGCATGACGACGGCAGAGCTCAGCACCGACGCACTCCGGGAGCAGATTCTCAGCCGGCAGATACTGCCTGGATCAAGAATCACCGAAGACGCCATGGCGCGCGAACTGGGCATTTCGCGCGCCACGGTCCGTCAGGCATTGAATTCTCTGGTCCTGGAAGGGCTCCTCGTCCGCAATCCCGCCACTCGGGTTCTGGAAGTCCTGAGCCTCGATGCCTCTGACGTCGCCGAAATTTATCAGGCCCGCCGGGTCCTGGAACTTGCCGGTGTGGAAGCGTCCGCCGAAGCCCCCGATGATGCGTTGTTGAGCCTCAAACAGGCTGTGGCACAGATGCATGAAGCGGTCGAAAACGGCGACGTCCCCGGGTTCGTAGAGGCCGATGCACAATGCCATGCCCGGACGGTGGGCTTCCTTAACTCCCACATCCTTTCAGAGGCCCATGCCTCGCTGATGGGCCGGCTCCGCCTGGCAATGACGCATCTGGAAGCCGACGGCGGCGCCACCTCAGAAGGGCTCGCACAGCATCAGGAGTTCAGCGACCTGATCCTGGCCCGCGACATTCGAGGGGCAAAAGAACATCTCGCCCGGCGCCTGAATATTGCCGAACAACAAATGCTCGACAGCCTCATCGCACCGCGGCGGACAGCGAAGTAA
- a CDS encoding PTS glucose transporter subunit IIA gives MLNPFKKKGDPVFSPVSGRIIPLDEVPDPVFAGRSVGDGFAVAPTDGSFRSPADGELVLVAKTLHAFAIRTDAGAELLVHIGIDTVKLKGEGFTGHRQAGERVSRGDLIISCDLAELAAKVPSMATPVILTNGSKFGMTDPDLQAADTPVITVRRK, from the coding sequence ATGCTGAACCCATTCAAGAAAAAGGGCGATCCCGTCTTCAGCCCGGTCTCCGGGAGAATCATTCCCCTCGACGAAGTCCCGGATCCTGTCTTCGCCGGACGGTCGGTCGGCGACGGATTTGCCGTCGCACCAACGGACGGTTCCTTCCGCAGCCCGGCTGACGGCGAACTCGTCCTGGTGGCGAAAACACTGCACGCCTTTGCCATCCGGACAGACGCCGGAGCCGAGCTCCTCGTCCACATCGGGATCGACACCGTCAAACTCAAGGGCGAAGGATTCACCGGGCACCGGCAAGCCGGTGAACGGGTCTCCCGCGGAGACCTAATCATCAGCTGCGACCTGGCGGAACTTGCTGCGAAGGTACCGTCCATGGCCACCCCGGTTATCCTGACGAACGGGAGCAAATTCGGCATGACTGACCCGGATTTGCAGGCCGCCGATACGCCCGTCATCACAGTCCGCCGGAAGTGA
- the hutH gene encoding histidine ammonia-lyase: MTLETLLDTAPVVIGMHRATLDDLIQVARHRRPVVVDEQVLARMKPSQEWLDGVMEAMKAGEKTAPIYSINTGFGSLAGRKAFDEPSDAAELSRRLVLSNAAGVGRYVDEEVVRATMFIRIVSLTQGHSGIRADLVETLAQMLNRGVYPAIPEYGSLGASGDLIPLAHVAIVMSRSHTGEDEELDSGEAFVDGAVVSGIAAMAHAGIERLPLGAKDGLALLNGTSFSCAQAALALYDAQNLLETAQITAAMTIEALMGFGDAFIDELHQARGQRGQIEVAARLRELLAGSGLVDGDAGTDPVRQPPQDAYSLRCIPQVFGPVKDTLEFVANILTNEINAATDNPLIFPSLPSTRTLKAVSGGNFHAEYVAFAADFISIVVTEIGNITERRLFRLDDGTLNRGLPDMLVASDQIGMDCGYMLPQYLAAALVSDCKTLAHPDSVDSIPTCANQEDHVSMANNAGRHARQIVSNIESVVAVELLMAAQALELRMRMPATAEATPGPASLAALALLRSTASADGRPIDHLKQDVVLYPRLRKAGELVHSGAVVTAVNAAIGGDDDAPGR; encoded by the coding sequence ATGACGCTCGAAACTCTGCTTGATACAGCACCGGTGGTCATTGGGATGCACCGCGCAACCCTGGATGATCTGATCCAGGTGGCACGCCACCGGCGCCCCGTGGTTGTGGATGAACAAGTCCTGGCCCGGATGAAGCCAAGCCAGGAGTGGCTGGACGGCGTTATGGAGGCTATGAAAGCCGGCGAAAAGACCGCCCCCATTTACAGCATCAACACCGGGTTCGGCTCCCTCGCCGGACGCAAAGCCTTCGATGAACCGTCCGACGCCGCCGAGCTGTCCCGCCGCCTGGTGCTCTCGAACGCGGCCGGCGTGGGCCGGTACGTTGACGAGGAAGTGGTCCGGGCAACCATGTTCATCCGCATCGTCAGCCTCACGCAGGGTCACTCCGGTATCCGGGCAGATCTCGTGGAGACCCTGGCGCAGATGCTCAACCGCGGCGTGTATCCCGCCATCCCGGAATACGGTTCCCTGGGCGCCTCGGGCGATCTCATCCCGCTGGCCCACGTGGCCATCGTGATGTCACGCTCGCACACTGGCGAGGACGAGGAACTGGACTCCGGCGAAGCCTTCGTGGACGGCGCCGTGGTCTCCGGGATCGCCGCGATGGCCCACGCCGGAATCGAGCGGCTTCCGCTGGGGGCCAAGGATGGCCTCGCCCTCCTGAACGGCACCTCGTTCTCCTGCGCCCAGGCTGCCCTCGCACTCTACGACGCGCAGAACCTGCTGGAAACGGCGCAGATCACCGCGGCCATGACCATCGAGGCCCTCATGGGCTTCGGCGACGCCTTCATCGACGAACTCCACCAGGCCCGCGGCCAGCGCGGCCAGATCGAGGTGGCCGCCCGGCTCCGTGAACTCCTCGCAGGCAGCGGACTCGTGGACGGCGACGCCGGCACCGATCCCGTGCGCCAGCCGCCGCAGGACGCCTATTCCCTGCGCTGCATTCCGCAGGTCTTCGGCCCAGTCAAGGACACCCTGGAATTTGTCGCGAACATCCTGACCAACGAAATAAACGCCGCCACGGACAACCCGCTGATCTTCCCGTCGCTGCCGTCCACGCGCACCCTCAAAGCCGTTTCCGGCGGCAACTTCCACGCCGAATATGTCGCTTTCGCTGCTGACTTCATTTCGATCGTGGTCACGGAGATCGGCAACATCACCGAACGCCGGCTGTTCCGGCTCGACGACGGCACACTGAACCGCGGACTGCCGGACATGCTCGTGGCCAGCGATCAGATAGGCATGGACTGCGGCTACATGTTGCCGCAGTATCTCGCTGCGGCGCTGGTTTCCGACTGCAAGACGCTCGCCCACCCGGACAGCGTGGACTCCATCCCCACGTGCGCCAATCAGGAGGACCACGTCTCCATGGCAAACAACGCCGGCCGGCACGCGCGCCAGATTGTCTCCAACATCGAATCCGTCGTAGCCGTTGAACTGCTCATGGCTGCGCAGGCCCTTGAACTGCGGATGCGGATGCCTGCCACGGCGGAGGCCACACCCGGTCCCGCGAGCCTGGCCGCGCTGGCACTCCTGCGCTCCACAGCCTCCGCCGACGGCCGGCCCATCGACCATCTCAAACAGGACGTGGTCCTGTACCCCCGCCTGCGCAAGGCCGGCGAATTGGTCCACAGCGGCGCCGTCGTCACCGCAGTGAACGCAGCCATCGGAGGCGATGATGACGCTCCAGGCCGCTGA
- a CDS encoding PTS transporter subunit EIIC produces the protein MFKQLQKIGKAFMLPIAILPAAGLLLGIGGALSNPNTVQAYPALDDTVLQGIFGVMSAAGATIFSNLALLLSIGLCIGLAKRDKGTAALAGIVGYLVMTATITAMLDIFSPDSQPIDTGVVGALVIGAAAVWLHNRYRNIELPAFLGFFGGSRFVPIVAAFAGIIVGVFFFLAWPPIQQAMVSAGTAIAGMGPIGTFFYGFLLRLSGAVGLHHMIYPMFWFTPLGGTELVNGTSIAGAQKIFFAQLADPSHAGLFTEGTRYFAGRFATMMFGLPAACLAMWHCVPKGRRAKYTGLFASVALTSFVTGITEPIEFMFLFVAPLLYVFHAFLDGASFFVADLLNIRIGNTFSGGAIDYLLFGVLQGNERTNWLLVLPVGAIWFALYYFSFRFAIKRFKIGTPGHLDDTIASDADAAPVDGALVPAMAGAPAAAGTIQETAARVVEALGGAANLDDVDACITRLRVSVKDPAKVDKAALRKLGATDVFEVQGGVQAVYGGKAILYKNAINESLGLDD, from the coding sequence ATGTTCAAGCAACTCCAAAAAATCGGCAAGGCCTTTATGCTGCCGATTGCTATTCTTCCAGCCGCCGGCCTCCTCCTGGGGATCGGCGGTGCCCTGTCCAACCCGAACACGGTCCAGGCCTACCCGGCGTTGGACGACACCGTCCTTCAGGGAATCTTCGGCGTGATGTCCGCCGCCGGCGCCACGATTTTCAGCAACCTGGCGCTCCTGCTCTCGATCGGATTGTGCATCGGCCTGGCGAAACGCGATAAGGGCACTGCTGCCCTGGCGGGAATCGTCGGCTACCTCGTTATGACCGCCACCATCACAGCGATGCTGGACATCTTCAGCCCCGACAGCCAGCCCATCGACACCGGCGTCGTCGGCGCCCTAGTGATCGGCGCGGCCGCGGTCTGGCTGCATAACCGCTACCGCAACATCGAATTGCCGGCTTTCCTCGGATTCTTCGGGGGATCCCGCTTCGTGCCCATCGTCGCGGCCTTCGCCGGAATCATCGTCGGCGTGTTCTTCTTCCTTGCGTGGCCGCCCATCCAGCAGGCTATGGTTTCTGCCGGTACCGCCATCGCCGGCATGGGCCCCATTGGGACCTTCTTCTATGGCTTCCTTTTGCGGCTGAGCGGCGCCGTCGGCCTGCACCACATGATCTACCCGATGTTCTGGTTCACACCCCTGGGCGGGACTGAGCTGGTCAACGGCACCTCCATTGCAGGCGCCCAGAAGATCTTTTTCGCCCAGCTGGCCGACCCGAGCCATGCCGGCCTGTTCACCGAGGGCACCCGCTATTTCGCCGGCCGCTTCGCCACCATGATGTTTGGCCTGCCCGCCGCCTGCCTCGCGATGTGGCACTGCGTCCCCAAGGGCCGCCGCGCGAAGTACACCGGCCTGTTCGCCTCTGTGGCGCTGACGTCCTTCGTCACCGGCATCACCGAACCCATCGAATTCATGTTCCTGTTCGTCGCCCCCCTGCTGTATGTCTTCCATGCCTTCCTGGACGGCGCCTCCTTCTTCGTGGCCGACCTCCTCAACATCCGCATCGGCAACACCTTCTCCGGCGGAGCCATCGACTACCTTCTCTTCGGCGTTCTGCAAGGCAATGAACGGACCAACTGGCTGCTCGTGCTGCCCGTCGGCGCCATCTGGTTCGCCCTGTACTACTTCTCCTTCAGGTTCGCCATCAAACGCTTCAAGATCGGCACACCCGGACACCTCGACGACACCATCGCCAGCGACGCCGACGCGGCGCCTGTCGACGGCGCCCTCGTGCCTGCCATGGCAGGTGCTCCCGCTGCCGCCGGAACAATCCAGGAGACCGCCGCGCGCGTCGTGGAAGCCCTCGGCGGGGCAGCCAACCTTGACGACGTCGACGCCTGCATCACCCGACTGCGGGTGTCCGTGAAAGACCCGGCCAAAGTCGACAAAGCAGCCCTGCGGAAGCTCGGCGCCACCGACGTCTTCGAAGTCCAGGGCGGCGTCCAGGCCGTCTACGGCGGGAAAGCCATCTTGTACAAAAACGCGATCAACGAGAGCCTTGGCCTCGACGACTGA
- a CDS encoding N-acetylmannosamine-6-phosphate 2-epimerase, whose amino-acid sequence MTISILLDRLRGGLIVSCQALPGEPLFTEEGGIMPLMAKAAAQAGAAGIRCNSTRDVRQIKAAVDLPVIGLIKKRYEPFEPYITATMAEVDALVEAGADVVAVDCTLRERVDGLSPAAFIEQIRAAHPNLAIMADIATLEEGLAAAASGVDFVGTTLSGYTPQSEGAPGPNFTLVEELSVKTTVPVIAEGQVGTPEQARQMLDLGAFCVVVGGAITRPAEIATKFVTALA is encoded by the coding sequence ATGACCATTTCTATTTTGTTGGACCGCCTGCGCGGCGGCCTTATCGTCTCCTGCCAAGCCTTGCCCGGTGAGCCACTGTTCACCGAAGAGGGCGGCATTATGCCGCTCATGGCCAAAGCTGCTGCCCAGGCCGGTGCAGCCGGGATCCGCTGCAACTCCACGCGAGATGTCCGCCAGATCAAGGCAGCCGTCGATTTGCCGGTGATAGGACTCATCAAAAAGCGCTACGAGCCTTTTGAGCCCTACATCACCGCAACCATGGCTGAGGTGGACGCGCTCGTCGAAGCGGGCGCGGATGTAGTTGCCGTCGATTGCACGCTCCGGGAACGCGTCGACGGACTTAGTCCTGCAGCGTTCATCGAACAAATCCGCGCTGCCCACCCGAACCTGGCAATCATGGCCGACATCGCCACCCTCGAAGAAGGCCTGGCCGCCGCAGCCTCCGGCGTCGACTTCGTCGGAACCACGCTGAGCGGTTACACGCCCCAGTCCGAAGGCGCCCCGGGTCCCAACTTCACCCTGGTGGAGGAATTGTCGGTCAAAACAACCGTTCCTGTCATCGCTGAGGGCCAGGTCGGCACCCCCGAGCAGGCCCGTCAGATGCTCGATCTTGGCGCCTTCTGCGTCGTCGTTGGCGGCGCGATCACCCGGCCCGCCGAAATCGCCACGAAATTCGTCACAGCACTCGCTTAG
- a CDS encoding PDR/VanB family oxidoreductase has product MTLQAAEAAVLSAAPEDGFRRLAVSGIRREADGVASVILGDPDGGTLPAWEPGAHVDVLFGNGVLRQYSLCSDPSDHHVWRIAVLREQPGRGGSRYVHEELKAGDVLDVRGPKNNFRGTPGPGEKVFVAGGIGITPLLPMIRAAHAGGEPWRLLYLGSSLRSMAFLDEVSALDPERDKVQVQAKENSGSMDLSEYLRLARLGPDTTVYACGPQRLLTELRSAHAAGAIPRLMFESFGSEQTSGSGQANSSGQVSPPAGSDTPFIVETADGTKITIGAQETILDALQRVNVPALNSCRKGTCGTCETVVLGGVPDHRDEILSAEERAGNETMMICVSRCLGDRLVLDI; this is encoded by the coding sequence ATGACGCTCCAGGCCGCTGAGGCTGCCGTGTTGAGTGCAGCCCCGGAAGACGGATTCCGCCGCCTCGCTGTCAGTGGGATCCGGCGGGAAGCCGACGGCGTCGCCTCCGTGATTCTGGGCGATCCCGACGGCGGGACGCTCCCGGCCTGGGAGCCGGGCGCCCACGTCGATGTCCTGTTCGGCAACGGCGTCCTGCGTCAATATTCGTTGTGTTCGGACCCCTCGGATCACCACGTTTGGCGCATCGCGGTGCTGCGGGAACAACCCGGCAGGGGCGGGTCCCGCTACGTCCACGAGGAGCTGAAGGCAGGCGACGTCCTGGACGTACGCGGCCCGAAAAACAACTTCCGCGGCACACCGGGTCCCGGTGAGAAAGTCTTTGTTGCAGGCGGCATCGGGATCACACCGCTGCTGCCAATGATTCGGGCAGCGCACGCCGGCGGCGAGCCGTGGCGTCTTTTGTATCTGGGATCAAGCCTGCGCTCCATGGCATTCCTGGACGAGGTCTCCGCCCTTGACCCTGAGCGGGACAAGGTTCAGGTTCAGGCGAAGGAAAATTCCGGAAGCATGGACCTCAGCGAGTACCTGCGCCTGGCCCGGCTGGGTCCGGACACCACGGTCTACGCCTGCGGTCCGCAGCGCTTGCTCACCGAGCTCCGCTCGGCACATGCGGCCGGTGCGATTCCGCGCCTGATGTTTGAATCCTTTGGTTCCGAACAGACGAGCGGTTCCGGGCAGGCAAACAGTTCCGGGCAGGTCAGCCCGCCGGCCGGCAGCGATACCCCGTTCATCGTGGAAACCGCCGACGGCACCAAAATCACGATTGGGGCCCAGGAGACCATCCTGGACGCCCTGCAGCGCGTCAACGTTCCTGCCTTGAACTCCTGCCGGAAAGGCACCTGCGGCACCTGCGAAACGGTCGTTTTGGGCGGAGTTCCGGACCACAGGGATGAAATCCTCAGCGCCGAGGAGCGGGCGGGAAACGAGACCATGATGATTTGTGTTTCGCGCTGCCTGGGCGACAGGCTGGTCCTCGATATCTAG
- a CDS encoding cytochrome P450 codes for MLSDDPYTDENLINPYPLFERMRAAGPAVWLEKYGVLAFAGFAECKEILEDYSTFISGAGVGPKNLHHEPGWRARGILESDPPVHGAMRAAMAGVISPRGVRSLRAQFEVFADELVDQIIGRGSFDGVKDLAELFPIRVFGDAVGIPREGREANLLPHGAMNFSSFGPDDQRSREFFVKGEPTHQWVMDNCARENLSLDGMGAEIWAYADRGEISAEQAALLVRAMLSAGLDTTVFSIGNTLQALAAHPEQWARLHANPRLVKFAIDEALRYESPFQSFFRTVATDTVFRGIPLPAESKILLFMGSANRDTGQWGPTADEFLIDRNAGGHLAFGMGIHQCVGQPISRLEMDVLFTAMARRISTIELTGDPVPYLHNTLRGWNSIPLKITAS; via the coding sequence GTGTTGTCGGACGATCCGTACACGGACGAAAACCTCATCAACCCGTATCCCCTGTTCGAGCGGATGAGGGCCGCCGGCCCTGCGGTTTGGCTGGAGAAATACGGTGTCTTGGCCTTTGCCGGCTTCGCTGAGTGCAAGGAGATTCTTGAGGACTACAGCACCTTCATCTCCGGTGCAGGCGTCGGCCCCAAAAACCTCCATCACGAACCGGGGTGGCGCGCACGGGGCATCCTGGAATCGGACCCGCCGGTTCATGGCGCCATGCGGGCCGCTATGGCCGGGGTTATTTCCCCGAGAGGAGTCCGGTCCCTGCGGGCACAGTTTGAGGTCTTCGCTGACGAGCTCGTTGACCAGATCATCGGCCGTGGATCCTTTGACGGCGTCAAGGACCTTGCTGAGCTGTTTCCCATCCGCGTCTTTGGAGACGCGGTCGGCATCCCCCGCGAAGGCCGTGAGGCCAATCTGCTGCCCCACGGCGCCATGAATTTCAGCTCCTTCGGACCGGATGACCAACGCTCCCGCGAGTTCTTCGTCAAGGGAGAGCCGACCCATCAATGGGTTATGGACAATTGCGCCCGCGAGAACCTGTCCCTGGACGGTATGGGAGCCGAGATCTGGGCGTACGCGGACCGCGGCGAAATAAGCGCCGAGCAAGCCGCACTACTGGTCCGGGCCATGCTGTCCGCCGGCCTGGACACCACCGTCTTCTCCATCGGCAACACGCTTCAGGCCCTGGCTGCCCATCCTGAGCAGTGGGCCCGGCTCCATGCCAATCCACGGCTGGTCAAGTTCGCCATCGACGAGGCCCTCCGCTATGAGTCGCCGTTCCAGTCCTTTTTCCGGACCGTCGCGACCGACACCGTGTTTCGCGGCATCCCATTGCCGGCCGAATCGAAAATCCTGCTGTTTATGGGTTCGGCCAACCGGGACACCGGGCAGTGGGGGCCGACTGCCGATGAGTTCCTGATCGACCGGAACGCCGGCGGCCATCTTGCTTTCGGGATGGGCATTCACCAGTGTGTGGGGCAGCCTATTTCCCGCCTTGAGATGGACGTCCTGTTCACAGCGATGGCGAGGCGCATCAGCACCATAGAACTAACGGGGGACCCCGTGCCGTACCTGCACAACACCCTCCGCGGCTGGAACTCCATTCCCCTGAAAATCACGGCGTCGTAG
- a CDS encoding IclR family transcriptional regulator yields the protein MTGDTGQLIEAHQGGSDMATHTSFERGLMILSAIAEAGDTTVESVALELGIPVSTTYRYFHQLKAHGFVQEDSGIYRPGHALLALSGRHLTQSHLAEVGTAVLKGIVDAVGETAVLVIRVGTQAMCLRRAEPDKAIKYTFAVNELLPLTAGAGPRTLLAWAPADVVRQVLGGSLPRYTDNSPSAEQIQLSLAQIRANGWVVSRGELDPGAVSVAVPVMLDGEAVCALNVAGPESRCGSRAWLNSTLNSMNEAAENLAASLGSLASRRTTREVSDDARNSA from the coding sequence GTGACCGGCGACACTGGCCAGCTCATCGAAGCCCATCAAGGAGGCAGTGACATGGCGACCCACACATCCTTCGAGCGCGGCCTCATGATCCTCTCCGCCATCGCTGAAGCCGGCGACACCACCGTGGAGAGTGTGGCCTTGGAGCTCGGCATCCCGGTCAGCACCACCTACCGTTACTTCCATCAGCTCAAGGCCCACGGCTTCGTCCAGGAAGACTCCGGAATTTACCGGCCGGGGCACGCGCTGCTGGCATTGTCCGGCCGGCACCTGACGCAAAGTCACCTCGCGGAAGTTGGCACAGCCGTGCTAAAAGGCATCGTCGACGCCGTGGGCGAGACCGCAGTCCTGGTCATCAGGGTTGGAACTCAGGCCATGTGCCTGCGCCGTGCGGAACCGGACAAAGCCATTAAGTACACGTTTGCCGTCAATGAACTCCTGCCGCTGACCGCGGGAGCCGGCCCCCGGACCCTCCTCGCCTGGGCTCCGGCCGACGTCGTGCGCCAAGTGCTCGGCGGCAGCCTTCCGCGCTACACAGACAACTCACCGTCCGCGGAACAAATACAGCTCAGCCTCGCGCAGATCCGTGCCAACGGATGGGTGGTCTCGCGCGGCGAGCTGGATCCGGGAGCCGTCTCCGTCGCCGTGCCGGTCATGCTCGACGGGGAAGCTGTCTGCGCCCTGAACGTGGCCGGACCGGAGAGCCGCTGCGGCTCCCGCGCCTGGCTGAACTCGACCCTTAATTCAATGAATGAGGCAGCGGAAAACCTGGCGGCATCGCTGGGTTCCCTCGCAAGCCGCAGAACAACCCGAGAGGTAAGCGATGACGCTCGAAACTCTGCTTGA